A part of Melittangium boletus DSM 14713 genomic DNA contains:
- a CDS encoding GIY-YIG nuclease family protein gives MSSNDSSAPRGASSRRAELKRAYKEKPPDMGVFAVRNRANGKVLVGSSLNLPGALNRIRFELTTRIHRNFPALQEDWDRLGADAFSFEVLDVLKPPEEPVADADLKEELRVLEALWLERLRPYGEAGYNAPPK, from the coding sequence ATGTCCTCGAATGATTCCAGTGCCCCGCGCGGGGCGTCGTCGCGCCGTGCCGAGTTGAAACGGGCCTACAAGGAGAAGCCTCCCGACATGGGAGTGTTCGCCGTGCGCAACCGCGCCAACGGCAAGGTGCTCGTGGGCTCGAGCCTCAACCTCCCTGGTGCCCTCAACCGCATCCGCTTCGAGCTGACCACCCGCATCCACCGCAACTTCCCCGCCCTCCAGGAGGACTGGGACCGGCTCGGCGCCGACGCCTTCTCCTTCGAGGTGCTCGACGTGCTGAAGCCTCCCGAGGAGCCCGTGGCCGACGCCGATCTCAAGGAGGAGCTGCGGGTTTTGGAAGCGCTCTGGCTGGAGCGGCTGCGCCCGTACGGAGAGGCCGGGTACAACGCGCCGCCGAAGTAA